The genomic window GCCAGATCCGTGCCCACCGGCCGGCGGGTGCGGAAGGAGGTGCCGAAATCGCCCTGCGCCGCATTGGCCACATGGCGCAGGAACTGCACCACCACCGGCCGGTCCAGCCCCCATTGCGCGCGGGCGGCGGCGACCACGGCGGGGTCCTCCATGGCACGCTCGCCCACGATGGCGATCACGGGGTCCACGCCGGTGGCGCGCGACAGGCCGAAGCTGACCGCCGCGATGCCCAGCAGCAGGACGGGCAGCAGCAGCAGGCGCTGGATCAGGACCACGTCAGCGGGGGCGGATCTCGGCCAGCGGCAGGTTGCAGCAGGTGCTGTAGCGCACGCCCTGCAAGCCCGGACGGTGCGCGATGACAAGGTCCGGCGAGAGCAGCGGCAGGATGATCCGGTCCCCCATCATGGACCGCGCGACGGCCTGGAAGGCGGACTCGCGCTCCGCTTCCGGCGCGGCGAGGGCGCGGGTCAGCAGGCCGCGCAATTCCCCGTTCGCGATGGAGGGCAGGTTGCCGCCGCCTGCGCGCGTGAACCAGGGCGTGCCCTCCATGATGCCGAAGAAGTTCACATATTGCGCCGAGCCGAAATAGTCGGGCGCGTAGTAGCCGATGGTCATGGGCAGCTGGGCGGCGCGCATCTGCTGCACCCAGACCGGGAAGGTGGCGGGCTGCAGCCGCAGCCGGATGCCCACCCGGCCCAGATCCTGCTGGAGCCGCTGCGCGACCAGCGACATGTCCGCGCCATAGCTGTTGATGGCGGGGAAGGTGAAATCCACGTCGAAGCCGCGCCCATGGCCGGCGGCGGCGAGCATCTGCCGCGCCCGCGCCAGGTCGGTGCCCGGCACCTCCAGCCCCGCGCTACCGGGGAAGCCGTTGGGGATGGGGCTGGCCTGCGGCTTGCCCGCGCCGCCCAGCACGAACTCGATCATCGCCGCGCGGTCCACAGCGAGCGAGATGGCCTCGCGCACCTCCGGCGTGAAGCGCCCCTGCGCCGCCGGCGCCCCGGGCGCGATGGCGAGGTAGATGAAGTTGGGCGAGGGCAGCACCTGCACCGTGGCCCGGTCGCGCGGCAGGGCACGCGCCGTCTCGGTGTCGAGCTGCAGCGCGATGTCGGCCCCGCCCGAGGCCAGCAGCTGCCCCTGCACCGCGGCGCCCGCCGCCTGGCGGATCACGACCTCGGCGAAGGCGGGGGCGTCGCGCCAGTAATTCGCGTTGCGCGCGAGGCGCAGCTCGTCATTCGGGCGGTAGCGGGCCAGGGTGAAGGGGCCGCTGCCGGCGGAGTTCTCGCCGAACCAGCGGTCGCCGCCATCCTGCGCCACCTCGCCCTCGGCGCGGATGCCCGCCGCCTCGGCCACCACGCGGTCCACCACGGCCATGTAGGGCGCGGCCGCGATGCCGATGAACTCGGAATTCGCCGCCTTCAGGTGGACGACGACCGTGTGCGCATCGGGCGTCTCGATGCGCTCGATGTCGCCCGCCAGGAAGCTGCTGCTGGCGCGCGTCGCGGCCAGCCGCCGGAAGGACCAGGCGACATCCGCCGCCTCCACCGCGCGGCCCGAGGCGAAGCGCGCGCGCGGGTCGAGGTGGAAGGTCCAGCGCGTGAGGTCGGACGAGGCCTCCCAGCGCGTGGCGAGCCGCGGCACCGGCGTGCGGTTGTCCGGCCCGATGGTGACGAGCGTGTCGTAGAGCGCGTCGAAGACGATCTGGCAGGTGTCGCAGAAGCCGCGATGCGGATCGAGCGAGTTCACGTCCATGTTCCGCGCCACCACCAGCGTGGACGGCGCCTGCTGCGCGAGCGCCGGGCCGCCGAGGCCGAGCGCCATGAGCGCCGCCACGACCGAGCGGCGCGCGAAACCCGTCATGCTACCCATTGCACTGCTCCTGGATGGTGATGGTTCATGCCGCGAGCCGGCGCACGGCGCGGAAACCCGCATCGGCCGCGTCCAGCACCCGGTCCATGTCGGAATCGGTGTGGGCGGCGCAGAGGAACATGTTGTGGCGCGGGTGGAGATAGGCGCCCGCCTCCAGCGCGGCGCGGCAGAAGGCCGAGCCCTGTCGGAACTCCGCATCGCCGTCGAAGAGGAAGAGCGGCATCTGCACCGGCCCCGACTGGCGCAGCCCCACGCGGTGCTGCGCGGCCAGCGCGGCGAGCCCCTCGCGCAGCCGCCGGCCCAGGCGTTCCATGTGCGCCACCGCGTCGAGTTCATCGAGGCGTTGCAGCGTGGCCAGCGCCGCCGCCATCGGCACGGCAGCGCACCAGAAGCTGCCGGTGACGAAGACGCGCGAAGCCGCCTCGCGCAGCGCGTCGCTGCCGGTCACGGCGGCCAGCGCATGGCCGTTCGCGATGGCCTTGCTCCAGGCCGAGAGGTCGGGCCGCACGCCCAGCCCCTCCCAGCTGCCGCCGCGGTGCAGCCGGAAGCCGGCGCGCACATCGTCCAGGATCAGCGCCGCGCCCCGCCGGTCGCAGAGGCGGCGCATGGCCAGGGCGAATTCGGGCGTGGGCATTTCCTGGTCCACCACATTGTCGTGGCGGAAGGCGGTGACGATGACGGCGGCCAGGTCATCGCCCGCCGCATCGGCCGCCGCCTCCAGGCTCGCCACGTCATTGTAGCGGAAGCGCAGCTGGTGGGCGCGGTCCGTGTCGGTGGTGCCGGCGGGGACGGGCGTGCACCAGGGCGCCGCGCCGTGATAGCTGCCCTGTGCCACCAGGATCACGCGCCTGCCCGTGGCGGCGCGGGCGATGGTGACGCAGGCGGTGGTCGCGTCGGTGCCGTTCTTCTGGAACATGGCCCAGTCCGCGTGCGGGATGCGGTCCACCAGGCGTTCGGCCAGCTCCACCATCACGGGGGCAGGGCCGTTCAGGCAGTCGCCCAGCGCGGCCTGGCGGGCGGCGGCGGCGTCCACCACCGGGTCGTGGTGGCCCAGCACGATGGGCCCCCAGCTGCACATCAAATCCACATATTCGCGGCCATCCGCGTCCCAGATATGGCCGGCCTCCGCGCGGGCGAAGAATTGCGGGTAGCCCTGCGGCAGGCGCTGCGCGTGCAGATGGCCCCACATGCCGCCCGGCACCACGCGCAGCGCCCGTTCGCGCAGGGTGGCGTCGGAGGCGGGGGCGCGGGGCATGGAGGGCCTTCCAATTATGGAGGATATATCAAAACACCCCGAAAACTCACGCGCAACGGGATTCGGTGGCCTCCAACTCCTCCAGCCGCCGCAGCAGGCCGCGCCCGCCCTCCACCAGGTCCGCGTGCATGGCGGCCCGCGTGTGCTCGGCATCGCGCGCGCGCAGCCCGTCCAGGATGTCGAGATGGCGGTGCCGCCCGAGGTAGCTGGGCTTCGCATCCGGGTAGAGCAGGTTCAGCAGCGGCCCGTTCCGCAGCCAGATCCCCTCCAGGATGCCCAGCAAATTGGGCATCCCCGCCAGCCGCCACAGCCCGTGGTGGAAGCGGAAATTGGCCTCGATGGCCGGCTGCCATTCGCCGGATGCCTCGGCCGCCTCCAGCGCCGCATGGTCCTCGGCCAGGGCCGCCACGGCGGGGGGCGTGGCGCGGCGGGCCGCCTCCTCGGCCGCCAGGCCCTCCAGCAGCATGCGGATGCGCCGTAGCTCCAGGTAGTCGGACAGGCTGAGGCGCACCACGCGGATGGCGGAGGCGGGGCGCAGCTCCAGCCCGCCCTCGCGGACCAGCTGCATCACCGCCTCGCGCACGGGCGTCTCGCTCACGCCCATGGCGGAAGCCAGCTCCCGGATCTTGAGGCGCTGGCCGGGCCGCAGCCTTCCGTGCAGCAGCCCCGCGCGCAGCTCCGCATGGACGCGGCTGGTCAGGCTGTCGCGGGGGTCGGGGGCCATCCTGTTCACGCCGGCAGCAGGGTCGTGCAGGGGCCCGCCTGCGGGTGGCGGCGCATGGGCCGCATCCGGCAGGCCGCCCAGTCGGCGTGCTGGTCGGCGTAATGCGGGCTGGCCGGATGGCCCGAGGCGCCGAGGAACACCACCCAGCGGCTGTTCTCCCAATCGCCCACATCGAAGGCATAGCGCGCCAGCGCCCCATAGGCGGCCGCCGGGCCGAGCGGCGCGACCAGCCCATTGGCCTGCACCGTGTCCCCATCGCCGGCGAGCGGCTGCGCCGGCGGGTCCAGCACCGCCGCCGCCCAGGGAAAGGCCGGCGAGAGCGGGTGGGTGAAGCGCGGGCGGTGCGCCTCGCCCCAGTTCGCGGCGGGCGGGGCGGCCGCCACCTGTTCCAGCGCCTCGGCCAGCGCCGCCTCCCAGGAGAGGCCGCCCAGCAGCCGCGCATCATCCTCCCGCAGCAGGCGCGGCAGGCACCACCAGAGCTGGGTCAGCGGCGCGACGCCCGGGGCGGGGCTCAACCATGCATGCCCGGCCAGGCCGCCCAGCCCGCTGGCCTCGGCGAGGCGCCGCGTGAGCGCCAGGCGCAGCGCGATATAGGCGCTGGCGGCTTCCGAACCGGCCTCCATGCGCCCATCCCAGGCCAGCAGCGCCTCGCGCAGCCGGGCGGCGGCGGGCGATGGCGTTGGCAGCCGCGCCAGCCGCTCCTGGAACAGGCGCGCGATGGGCGAGAGCGTGTCGGCATGGACGCCGGCCGCGCCCTCCACGCTGCGCCGCGCGGGGTCCTGCAAAAGTTCCTGGATGCGGGCGGCGCGATAGGGTGGGTGGCAGTCGGTGCAGAGGTAATCCGGGTGGTCGTCGGGCACGACGCGGTTGTTCGCGGTGACGAGCAGGCCCGGCGCGGGGTCCAGAACCTGGGGCATCTCCTCATGCGCGATCCAGCCCTGCCACTCATGCGCGCCGGTCCAGCCGGGCACGGGCAGCCAGCCATTCTCGCGGCTGCGGCGTGGCACGCGGGCGCGCAGCAGGAAGCCGGTGCCGCCTGCCGTATCGGCGGCCACCAGATTGTGGTCGATCAGCCCCCAGCCGCGCGTGGCCTCGAACAGCGCGGCCACGCTCGGCGCCGTCAGCAGGCGCGGCAGGCAGTCGAAGCTGCGGTCGGTCTCGGCGAACTGCACGGATTTCAGCGCGAGCGCGGTGCCGCGCGAGGGCTCGCCGCAGATCACGGGGCCGTGATGGGTCTCGATGATCTCCACCTCGCGCGGCGCCTCGCCCCGCACCGCCACAATCTCGACGCGGCGGCGCACGGGCAGCCACCCGCCGCGGAATTCCGTGCGCGCGCCCTCGGCGTCGAAGCGTTCCAGATAGAGGTCGTGGATGTCCGCGAAGGTATGCGTCACGCACCAGGCCACCTGGCCATTGTGCGCGAAGTGCGGGAAGCCCGGCACGCCCGGCACCGTCAGGCCGATCACGTCGAATTCCGGGCAGCTCAGCCCCGTCTGCACATACATGTTGGGGAGTTCGAAGACGCGGTGCGGATCGCCCGCCAGGACGGGGCGGCCGGTGTCCGTCAGGCGGCCCGACACCACCCAGTTGTTGCTGCCGCCGCCGGTGGCGTCGGCCTCGGCCGCCTCCAGCAGGGAAGCCACGGCGGGGGCGAGGTCCGACAGGGCCGCGCGCCAGCGCTCCCCCTCCGCGCCCGGGGGCAGGATGAAGGCGTCCGCGCCGCCATCATCATAGCGCAGGCTGGTGGTGGCCTCGCCCGCCACCGGCAGCGCCGCGGCGCGCCAGAGCTTGAACCAGACCGAGCCCATCAGCAGCCCGAGGCGGCGCATCACCGCGATGCATTGCCAGCCCTCCCAGGGCTCGGGCGTGGCGCCCAGCAGGGTATATTCGATGGGCAGCGGGGCGCCGCTGGCCAGGAAGGCGTTCACCCCCGCGGCATAGGCGGCGATCATGTCCCGCGCAGGCGCGTCCAGCGCCGCCGCGTCGCGCCGGCTCGCGGCCTCGATGCCCAGGCGCCGCGCCAGCGCATCCGCCGCGAAGGCGGCGGGCCCCAGCCATTCCGCGCTGCGCCCCAGCGCGCGGCGGCGGTTCAGTTCCAGCTGGAACAGCCGGTCCTGGGCATGGGCGAAGCCCTGGGCGAAGAAGGCGTCTCGCGCCGTCCCGGCCCGCACATGGGGCACGCCATCGGCGTCGCGCCGGATGGTGGCGGGGCCATGCAGGCCGGCGACCGTGACGCTGCCCTCCAGCGGCGGCAGCGCCGCCCGTGCCGCCGCCCGCAACTCTTCCGCGTCCATGCATCCCCCAACCGTTTCGCTTGACCGCGCTTCCGGCGGCCACCTAGCCTGTGGAGAATATATCATCAGGAGGAACGGGGAATGGGCAGTCTCTCGCGACGCGGCGTGCTGGGGGCCGGGCTTGCCCTTCCGATGCTGGCGGGCACGGCCCGCGCCAGCACGGTGGCGAACATCGTCCTGGAGAGCGAGGTGGTCATCCTCGACCCGCACGCGACCACCGCCGCCATCACCCGCAGCTTCGCCACCCATGTCTTCGACACGCTCTTCGCCATGGACGGAGAAGGCGTCATCCGCCCGCAGATGGTGGAGGCCTGGGAGACCAGCGGCGACGGCCTGACCTGGAGCTTCCGCCTGCGCCCCGGCCTCATGTGGCATGACAACACGCCCGTCACCGCCGCCGATTGCGTGGCGAGCCTGGAGCGCTGGGCGCCGCGGGACGCGCTGGGCCGCATGCTCTGGGCCGCCAAGGCGGAACTCGTGGCCACCGATGCGCGCAGCTTCCGCCTGACCCTCAGCCGCCCCTTCCCGCTGGTGCTGGACGTGCTGGGCAAGCCCAACGCGCCCCTGCCCGTCATGATGCCCGCGCGCCTCGCCGCCGTGCCGGTGGAGCAGCGCCTGCGCGAGCCGCTGGGCAGCGGCCCCTTCCGCTTCCGCGCCGCCGACTGGCGGCCCGGCGACCTCATGGTGCTGGAGCGCTTCGAGGGCTATGTCCCGCGCGAGGAACCGCAGGACTTCCTGGCCGGCAGCAAGCGCGCCCATATCGACCGGCTGAACCTGCGCGTGATGCCCGACCAGGCGACCGGCGCCTCCGCCCTCATCCAGGGCGAG from Roseococcus microcysteis includes these protein-coding regions:
- a CDS encoding ABC transporter substrate-binding protein, whose protein sequence is MGSMTGFARRSVVAALMALGLGGPALAQQAPSTLVVARNMDVNSLDPHRGFCDTCQIVFDALYDTLVTIGPDNRTPVPRLATRWEASSDLTRWTFHLDPRARFASGRAVEAADVAWSFRRLAATRASSSFLAGDIERIETPDAHTVVVHLKAANSEFIGIAAAPYMAVVDRVVAEAAGIRAEGEVAQDGGDRWFGENSAGSGPFTLARYRPNDELRLARNANYWRDAPAFAEVVIRQAAGAAVQGQLLASGGADIALQLDTETARALPRDRATVQVLPSPNFIYLAIAPGAPAAQGRFTPEVREAISLAVDRAAMIEFVLGGAGKPQASPIPNGFPGSAGLEVPGTDLARARQMLAAAGHGRGFDVDFTFPAINSYGADMSLVAQRLQQDLGRVGIRLRLQPATFPVWVQQMRAAQLPMTIGYYAPDYFGSAQYVNFFGIMEGTPWFTRAGGGNLPSIANGELRGLLTRALAAPEAERESAFQAVARSMMGDRIILPLLSPDLVIAHRPGLQGVRYSTCCNLPLAEIRPR
- a CDS encoding aminotransferase class III-fold pyridoxal phosphate-dependent enzyme translates to MPRAPASDATLRERALRVVPGGMWGHLHAQRLPQGYPQFFARAEAGHIWDADGREYVDLMCSWGPIVLGHHDPVVDAAAARQAALGDCLNGPAPVMVELAERLVDRIPHADWAMFQKNGTDATTACVTIARAATGRRVILVAQGSYHGAAPWCTPVPAGTTDTDRAHQLRFRYNDVASLEAAADAAGDDLAAVIVTAFRHDNVVDQEMPTPEFALAMRRLCDRRGAALILDDVRAGFRLHRGGSWEGLGVRPDLSAWSKAIANGHALAAVTGSDALREAASRVFVTGSFWCAAVPMAAALATLQRLDELDAVAHMERLGRRLREGLAALAAQHRVGLRQSGPVQMPLFLFDGDAEFRQGSAFCRAALEAGAYLHPRHNMFLCAAHTDSDMDRVLDAADAGFRAVRRLAA
- a CDS encoding GntR family transcriptional regulator, encoding MAPDPRDSLTSRVHAELRAGLLHGRLRPGQRLKIRELASAMGVSETPVREAVMQLVREGGLELRPASAIRVVRLSLSDYLELRRIRMLLEGLAAEEAARRATPPAVAALAEDHAALEAAEASGEWQPAIEANFRFHHGLWRLAGMPNLLGILEGIWLRNGPLLNLLYPDAKPSYLGRHRHLDILDGLRARDAEHTRAAMHADLVEGGRGLLRRLEELEATESRCA
- a CDS encoding penicillin acylase family protein → MDAEELRAAARAALPPLEGSVTVAGLHGPATIRRDADGVPHVRAGTARDAFFAQGFAHAQDRLFQLELNRRRALGRSAEWLGPAAFAADALARRLGIEAASRRDAAALDAPARDMIAAYAAGVNAFLASGAPLPIEYTLLGATPEPWEGWQCIAVMRRLGLLMGSVWFKLWRAAALPVAGEATTSLRYDDGGADAFILPPGAEGERWRAALSDLAPAVASLLEAAEADATGGGSNNWVVSGRLTDTGRPVLAGDPHRVFELPNMYVQTGLSCPEFDVIGLTVPGVPGFPHFAHNGQVAWCVTHTFADIHDLYLERFDAEGARTEFRGGWLPVRRRVEIVAVRGEAPREVEIIETHHGPVICGEPSRGTALALKSVQFAETDRSFDCLPRLLTAPSVAALFEATRGWGLIDHNLVAADTAGGTGFLLRARVPRRSRENGWLPVPGWTGAHEWQGWIAHEEMPQVLDPAPGLLVTANNRVVPDDHPDYLCTDCHPPYRAARIQELLQDPARRSVEGAAGVHADTLSPIARLFQERLARLPTPSPAAARLREALLAWDGRMEAGSEAASAYIALRLALTRRLAEASGLGGLAGHAWLSPAPGVAPLTQLWWCLPRLLREDDARLLGGLSWEAALAEALEQVAAAPPAANWGEAHRPRFTHPLSPAFPWAAAVLDPPAQPLAGDGDTVQANGLVAPLGPAAAYGALARYAFDVGDWENSRWVVFLGASGHPASPHYADQHADWAACRMRPMRRHPQAGPCTTLLPA